A portion of the Cryptomeria japonica chromosome 5, Sugi_1.0, whole genome shotgun sequence genome contains these proteins:
- the LOC131875939 gene encoding uncharacterized protein LOC131875939, protein MIFENLEVTKWKIPPYPPNKDDKRIVVFWKLPPVFDRFNNSTKNKRQMTRWSTPRLHWFKLNFDGSAQSNCQVGGGVIQEHLGNTVAAYAGNLRNNTVTQAEGMALLWGLKMANSIGIKHLEIEGDSQIIIDSVKGNALVGWRVEPIMRDIRCLLVKLEDFTIRNIFREGNRAADSMAADGRLQNGLRCWRDPSLLPVTTKEILEKEKAFTQEWTVLSTQ, encoded by the coding sequence ATGATCTTTGAAAATCTAGAAGTTACAAAATGGAAAATCCCCCCTTACCCTCCCAATAAGGATGACAAAAGGATTGTTGTTTTCTGGAAGCTCCCCCCTGTCTTTGATCGTTTCAACAACAGTACCAAGAACAAGAGACAGATGACCAGATGGTCAACCCCAAGGCTACACtggtttaaactaaattttgatggttcaGCTCAAAGCAATTGTCAGGTAGGTGGTGGAGTCATTCAGGAACATCTAGGGAACACGGTTGCAGCCTACGCTGGCAACCTAAGGAATAATACGGTCACTCAAGCTGAAGGAATGGCTCTCCTTTGGGGTCTGAAAATGGCTAACTCCATAGGAATAAAacatctggaaattgaaggagactctcaaaTCATTATTGACTCTGTCAAAGGGAACGCTTTGGTGGGGTGGAGAGTGGAACCCATTATGAGGGATATCAGGTGCCTCCTGGTCAAGCTGGAGGACTTCACTATCCGCAACATCTTCAGAGAAGGAAACAGAGCTGCCGATTCCATGGCGGCTGACGGAAGGCTGCAGAAtggcttacgatgttggagggacCCCAGTCTGCTGCCGGTCACCACtaaggaaatcttggaaaaggaaaaggcctTTACCCAGGAATGGACCGTCCTATCCactcaataa